The genomic DNA CGTCTGATTGACGATGGTTGTCAGGTCAATGTCATGATTTCTTCCGAAACGCTTTGGGTCTTGCCCAAACAATGGTAAAAACCTGATGATTAACTTAAGTAAACGGTGCGGCATTACATTGTAATACAGTTTTTGTGGGCTGAAGGACTGACCGCAATGGGGGAATTGGCCGGCATCTCCGGCCGCGTGAAAGGCGGCGGTGGCAGCCTGATGGACCGCAACATGATCAGGATGACCATAATCACCGCGTGGATCATGGGTCAGCACGACCTGCGGTTTGACCTCACGAATGATTTTCACAATTCTGGCAGTGACGTCTGCTAACGGTGCCCTGAACAGGGATTCAGGATTTTGATTATCCGGGCTACCCGGCATACCTGAGTCGCGATAGCCGAGATAAAATACTTTTGCCAGCCCTAAAGCTTTTGCGGCACATTCAAGTTCCGACTGTCTTAAATCACGGATTGAAGGGAAGCCATTCAGGTATTTAGCCTCTACCGTACCTGATTCCCCTCCGGTGGCACAGACATAATATACACTGACGCCATTTTGGACGTAAAGCGCCAGCGTGGCGCCAGGCCCAAAACTTTCATCATCGGGGTGAGCGCC from Dehalogenimonas sp. W includes the following:
- a CDS encoding PIG-L family deacetylase: MTTTPKRLLFVGAHPDDESFGPGATLALYVQNGVSVYYVCATGGESGTVEAKYLNGFPSIRDLRQSELECAAKALGLAKVFYLGYRDSGMPGSPDNQNPESLFRAPLADVTARIVKIIREVKPQVVLTHDPRGDYGHPDHVAVHQAATAAFHAAGDAGQFPHCGQSFSPQKLYYNVMPHRLLKLIIRFLPLFGQDPKRFGRNHDIDLTTIVNQTLPATTVIKLDRRSLRIRHAASICHQSQMQGGSLRRTVSNLLERFSGANDVFSLAFPQQSGGKTENDLFQDLPPRV